TCAGTCAGGATGAAATAGCAATGACCGGAAATATGTGGACACAAAACCCTAATTGGTAATTATTAACGACTAGAAAGAAGTAATATGAAAAGTTTAAAATATTTTTTATTAATGCTTGTGGCCTGCTTTGCATTAAGCAGTTGTAGTGAAGAAGATGAGTCAGTAAACTACAAACCGGTGCCATCTCCTTTTAGTGTACAGGTTAATGGAACTACAACAGTAGGTGCAGCTGCAACAACCATTACGGCTACTATTGCAGCCGGTACAAATGGATGGTGGGTGGATGTTCCTACCGGAAGCTGGTGTGGATTTAATTCTGCTGTGACTTCATATGCTATTTATGGATCGGGCGATAAAATAGTTACAATCTATGTAGCTGCAAATAAAACCGGAGAGACACGTACTCAGACAGTTACTTTCCATCCTACATTCAAGTTAGACCCTGTAGCAATTACAATAACCCAAGGAGCGCAGTAATCTCAAACTAATAAAGAGAGACTCTTCGGTTAATCAAACGAAGAGTCTTTCTCTTTTCTTATTTCAGTAATTAGCTTTTAAAGCCTGAACTTAAATAGAATTTTAATTCAATAAATATCATATTTAAGTTATATAACTAAATATATTGTTTTATTTTTTATCAATGTAACCCCAATTGCCTTTTCAGCTAAATTCAGCTTTTATATCCTAAATTATTTTATATTAAGAACAATAGAAAGTAAGTATCTTGCTAAACTAATCTGTTATAGCTAAATTTGCATTACAATTAAACAAACCGATGAAAAAGAATCAGATTTTACTTATGGGGATGGCAGCTATGGCTGCTACTTCTTATGCTTCGGATAAGAAAGAAACGAAGCAGAAGCCTATGAACATCCTCTTTATCATGAGTGATGACCACTCTTTCCAGACCATCAGTGCTTATGATCAAAGGTATATTGAAACACCTAATATTGATCGTATCAGCAATGAAGGTGCACTCTTTACAAACAGTTTCGTAGCCAATTCAATCAGTGGACCCAGTCGTGCTTGTATGCTGACAGGTAAGCACAGTCACAAAAACGGGTTTATTGATAATGCACACAAGTTTGACGGTAGTCAGCAAACTTTTCCAAAATTGTTGCAGAAAGTGGGTTATCAGACTGCCATTGTAGGAAAATGGCACCTTACTTCGGAACCTACCGGATTCAATTACTGGAATATTCTGATTGGACAGGGTGATTATTACAATCCTTATTTCATTGACAATGGAGTAAAGAAACAAATTCACGGATATGCAACAAACATTGTAACCGACCTTGCCATCGATTGGTTGGGAGAAAAACGTGATAAGGACAAACCATTCTGTCTGCTGCTGCACCACAAGGCTCCGCACCGTACCTGGATGCCTGATACATGCGACTTGGGGGCGTTTGACAATGTGAAGTTCCCATTGCCCGAAAACTTCTATGATAAATACGAGGGTAGGGTGGCTGCATCACAACAGGAAATGAGCATCTTTAAAGATATGGACCTTGTTTATGACTTGAAGATGGCCGATAAGGAAAACGAAATACATACAAAAACCGGTCTTGAAGGTTGGGGACGCGAAATGTACAACCGCCTGGATTCTGCCCAAAAGGCTAAATGGGATGCTTACTATGATCCGATTATCAAGGATTTCAAAGAGAAAAAGCTATCAGGCAGAGAATTGGCTGAATGGAAGTATCAGCGCTATATGCACGATTACCTTAGCGTAATCCGTTCGGTAGACCGCAACATTGGTCGCGTGCTCGATTATCTGAAGAAGGAAGGATTACTGGAAAATACATTGGTTGTTTATACCTCCGACCAAGGATTCTATATGGGTGAGCACGGCTGGTTCGACAAACGCTTCATGTACGAAGAGTCTTTCCGTACTCCGCTGTTGATGCGTTACCCAAAAGCTATCAAGAAAGATGTGAAAATTCCTCAGATGGTTCAGAATATTGACTATGCTCCTACATTCCTTGATTTGGCAGGGGTAAAGGTTCCGTCTGATATTCAGGGTGTTTCCTTACTGCCATTGCTTAAAGGAGAAAAGAAGAAAGACTGGCGCAAGTCGCTTTATTACCATTTCTATGAGTATCCGGCAGAACATGCTGTGAAACGTCATTACGGAGTGCGTACCGAGCGTTACAAACTGATTCATTTCTATAACGATATCGATAAATGGGAACTTTACGACCTGAAGAAAGACCCAAGTGAAATGAACAACCTGTATGGCAAGAAGGGTTATGAGAAGATTACTGCCGAGTTGAGAAAGGAACTGGTAAAACTTCAGAAACAATACGACGACCCTATTGAGTCTCAATTGAAGAAATAATGAAGATACTTCGTTTAGTATTGATAACTGTTGGTATTTTCCTGGGTCTGCAAATGCAGGCCCAGGAAGTTGCCGACACTCTTTTTTTGGAGAGTGCGGGCACGCTGCCTGCACTAATTAAACCGGGTGATAAATACCTGATTAACACGCTTACCGTAAACGGAAAACTGAATGGCACGGATATCCGTTTTATCCGGGAAATGGCCGGAAGAAACAGCTCGGGTGAATTAACCGACGGGGTACTTTCGGTACTCGACTTGTCGGGAGCGCATTTAGTAGAGGGTGGGGAACCATACTTTATGGACGATGAGAAACCGTGTTGTACTGACAATGAAACAATAGGCCGAAACATGTTCTCTGGCTGCGAACGACTTGTTTATGTGACTCTTCCCAAAAGCACAACAGCTATTTTTGCATCGGCGTTTGCAGAATGTTCTTCTTTAAAATCAATCAATATTCCCGATGGTGTGAAGTTCATCGAGGAGAATGCCTTTGGCTTGTGTACTAGGCTTACCAAGATAACAATTCCTGCAAGTGTTGATTTTATCGGAAAATTTGCTTTTCTTTTTTGTTCCCGATTAACTACTGTGAATATTCAGCCAGGGCTCTCCTTTATTGGAGAAGGGGCTTTCCAAAACTGCAAAAACCTTACATCGGTATCCATCCCGTCCAGCGTTGCCTTTATTGGCGAAGGCGCTTTCTCAGGCTGCCCGGAGCTGAAATCTGTAACGTTCCCTTCAGGTGTTATCTTTTTAGGGAAAGGTGTTGCATTGCAACATTTTTAGATAAACCATCACTTTGCGTGTGAACTAAATTACGCTTGCGAGCGGAACTTATTGCTCCCTCTGAAAATCTTCCGCCTGGAAATAAAAATCTTACGCCAAAGAATAGCCGTTTGCTGGAATGATTTTTGAGAATTGAAGCCAAGCACTGATATGACCTTTTTTAGTCCATTTATACAATTCCAGTATTGCTAATGTATTGATAAATAGTGATTAGACCCTTTTTAACTCAACTTTTGCTAGTTGAACGAGAAAACAATACGACGTTTTCTGTCTTACTATTTTATTTTTAGAGTTAATCACATGGTAATGAGCCACGGGAGATTTTATTTCACCCCCTATATATACAAAAATAAGGCTATGTTCCCCGTGCATCTATTCCCGTCGCAATATCTGCGCTTCTCTCTCCACACATTTTCACCGGTGAGGAATTAATCAGGAACTCTTTATGCATGAATAAAAAAAATCGTTGGACGAATTCTGTATCCGTCCAACGATTAAATGAATCAGCTTGAATGAAGCTTTTATTTGTTTAAAGTCAGCTTGTCGAGAACAGGAACTTTAACTCCCGAAACGGTAGACTGATTTTTATCGTTCTGTTGTTCGAAAATCACAATCTTGTTTTTTCCTTTCTTCAGAAGGCAGCCCGGTACATACAAAGTATGTTGAGGTCCTACTTTCCAGTAACGGCCAATGTTGAATCCGTTTACAAAGACGATACCTTTTCCCCATTGTTCCATATCCAGAAATGTATCTCCTATATTCTTTACCTTGAACTCAGCCTCGTAAATAACCGGTTGTCCGGCAGTGTAACTCGAAGCGTACTGTTCCAAGTTAGGAACTTCGCTCATAGGCAGCTTGAACATTTCCCAGTTGCCCGTGATTTCAATGCCGTTAATCATTACCGGAGTGGTGATACCTTTCAGGTTTTCTGTTATTTTAGAACCGTAGTTGATGCGTCCCAGGTTTTCAACCAGGATATCGAGTGTGCTGTTGAAGGGAACATCGATATTCATGCTGTCCTTTTCGAATACACGATTCAATTCTCCTACCTTTTTCCCGTTTACATAAACAATGGCATAGTCGCGGATGCCTTTAATTTTCAGTTCACCCTTGATTGGTTGGTTGAAATGTCGGCGGTATAGTACATATCCATGTCCCTGATTCAGGTCTTCGAATGTCATCGGAGTATCATTCTCAACCGGTTCCATCTTGCTTGTCAGGTCGAAAAGGTTTACTGTCTTGCCGAATTTGATGTTAGGAATCTCGATAACAGGAATCTGTTGCGGAACAGCCGGCACCTGATAATCTACATGTTTCATCATCAGTTCGCGGATGGCATTGTATTTTGTTGTTGCCCATCCTGCTTCGCTGATAGGAGCATCGTAATCGTAGCTGGTTAGATCGGGCTGAATATTCTTTTCTGTGTTATAATTGGCACCCGAAGTAAATCCGAAGTTTGTACCACCATGTACCATGTAGTAGTTGAAGCTCACACCGTTCTTCAGGTACTTTTCAGTTTGTTTCACTACAGAAGAGGTTGAAACTTTCTGGAATGGCTCTGCCCAGTGGTCAAGCCAGCCTGGATAGAACTCTGCAACCATGTAAGGGCCTTTTCCGCCATGATACTCATTTACCACCTTCTTCAGGTTTTCTACGTTATCTTCACCGTTGGCAGTTGGCAATGCGCCTTCAATGGCGCCGCCTTTAAACAACCAGCTACCATCTGAGGTAAACATTGGGATGTTAAAGCCGGCATCAATTAGTTGCTGACGGATGGCAGCGCTATATTTCTTGTGAGTTTCCAGTGGGATGTCAGGACGTTGTGCTACATACGAACCGAATTCGTTTTCCGCCTGCACCATGATGATAGGGCCACCATTGGTAATTTGCAGGTCGCGCACCTGGTCGGCCAGTTGGTTTACGTATACTTTGCACGAATCCAGGAACTGTTTGTTGTCTGTACGAATTACCAGATCCTTGGTTTTCTGCAGCCACCAGGGGTAACCACCGAATTCCCATTCAGCACAGCAATATGGACCCGGGCGCAAAATTACCATCATACCCTCTTCACCTGCAATCTTAATAAATTCATGTAAGTTGCGGTTGCCGGTTTTCCAGTCCCATACACCAGGAGCAGTTTCATGATAATTCCAGAATACGTATGTTGCTACGGCATTTAGTCCCATTGCCTTCATCATTTGCAAACGATGACGCCAATAAGGTGCCGGAATGCGAGCAAAGTGCATTTCGCCCGAGTGGATCTGGGTAGCTTTCCCATCATACAGGAAGTTTCCATCCTGTATGGCAAAGGTATGCTTCGCTTTTTGTGCAAAAGCTAACCCGCTAGTCAGCATGAGAGCTACAAGCAGAGTGTAGAGTTGTTTTTTCATGTTAGTCATTGTTGAGTTATTAATAGTTTCACATTTATTTGTTGTGGAGATGTTGTTGTTCGGAAGGTATTGTGCATAATATGATCAACTTGCATGTATTAGTAAAAGACAAGGAACACAAAGCAGGTAATAACTTTCTCATCAGAATATTAATAATGATTTGTAAAGCAAGAGTTCATAATTGTTAGCAAAAGTAGTTCAATTATGATGAAATTGCAAGGAAATTTAAGGGAACTTAAGAACTGAAACTCTTAAATTAAATTAATAAAATAATGGACTCATAACCCGATTTGAAAACAGTACATTTTCTATTTTGGTGTTGTTTCTATTGTATGTGCAAGATATAACTGTTAACTTCTAATTAATGTTGTCTTTTGTTGATCTATTTGATGTTGAACTCCAGAAAAACAAATGTTTTATGTGCATATATTATTCCTCATGGTAATCATCTTGTTTAAAAATACGAAAGAATAATGGTCCTATGCTCTTAGATACTACAATGTAATATATTAAGAAATATTAATAGGGCTACCAACTTTTTTATTATTTCGTTTGTTATTCCAATTAAAGAGAGACTGTCTTCATAAATTAAGATTAATATTAACAAACGGATAGAATACAATGAAAAAAAATAGATTATTCTATTATAAACAGATGTTATACCTTGAGTGAATAAAGTTCAAAACTGTCTGAACTGAATTATACTGTTTAATTGGTAATATTGCAGAAAAGGGAATCAGGAATTATTTTATCATAAATTCAAAAATAAATTATGGCATATTTATCATTCCCAAATGTAAAGCTGGCAGGAGTAGCAGCTGCTGTTCCCAAGGAAATAAAAGAAGTTAAAGACTTGCCGGTTTTTGTTCCTGGTGAAGCGGAGAAAGTAATAGGGCTAACGCATATAGAAAGATCGCGAATTGCTCCTGTTGGGCTGTGTAGTTCTGATTTATGTTATGAAGCAGCCAACAGATTGATAGAAGAACTAAACTGGGAGCGTAATGATATTGATGCTCTTGTTTTTGTTTCGCTTCAAAGGGATTATCTTTTACCGGCATCTTCTTGTTTGTTGCAGCACAGATTGGGGCTAAGTACAGATTGTTATGCCATTGATATCCCTCTTGGATGTTCGGGATATACCTACGGGCTATCCGTTGTAAGCGGGTTGATTTCGAACGGTGGCATTAAAAAAGCACTATTGCTTGTTGGAGAAATAACCTCAACATTTCATTCCCCACTAGATAAAACAATATGGCCTTTGATTGGAGATGCAGGAACCGCCACAGCAGTTGAATTTGATGCAGGAAACGAAGGCATCAAGTTCCAAATGGGAACGGATGGTTCCAGAGGAGGGGCAATCATCAGCCCGGATGGTGGGGCAAGGAGTCCGATAACAACCGAATCTTTCGAAATGAAAGAGGTATCCCCCGGAATATCGAGAAATAAGACTCATGTTATAATGGATGGTCTCAATGTGTTTTCATTCTCCATTACTCAACCGCCAAAGTCAATGTCTGATTTGTGCGAAAAATTTAAACTCGATTTAGAAAGCATTGATTATTTTGTAATGCATCAGGCTAATCATTA
The Bacteroides sedimenti genome window above contains:
- a CDS encoding sulfatase family protein, which translates into the protein MKKNQILLMGMAAMAATSYASDKKETKQKPMNILFIMSDDHSFQTISAYDQRYIETPNIDRISNEGALFTNSFVANSISGPSRACMLTGKHSHKNGFIDNAHKFDGSQQTFPKLLQKVGYQTAIVGKWHLTSEPTGFNYWNILIGQGDYYNPYFIDNGVKKQIHGYATNIVTDLAIDWLGEKRDKDKPFCLLLHHKAPHRTWMPDTCDLGAFDNVKFPLPENFYDKYEGRVAASQQEMSIFKDMDLVYDLKMADKENEIHTKTGLEGWGREMYNRLDSAQKAKWDAYYDPIIKDFKEKKLSGRELAEWKYQRYMHDYLSVIRSVDRNIGRVLDYLKKEGLLENTLVVYTSDQGFYMGEHGWFDKRFMYEESFRTPLLMRYPKAIKKDVKIPQMVQNIDYAPTFLDLAGVKVPSDIQGVSLLPLLKGEKKKDWRKSLYYHFYEYPAEHAVKRHYGVRTERYKLIHFYNDIDKWELYDLKKDPSEMNNLYGKKGYEKITAELRKELVKLQKQYDDPIESQLKK
- a CDS encoding 3-oxoacyl-ACP synthase III family protein; amino-acid sequence: MAYLSFPNVKLAGVAAAVPKEIKEVKDLPVFVPGEAEKVIGLTHIERSRIAPVGLCSSDLCYEAANRLIEELNWERNDIDALVFVSLQRDYLLPASSCLLQHRLGLSTDCYAIDIPLGCSGYTYGLSVVSGLISNGGIKKALLLVGEITSTFHSPLDKTIWPLIGDAGTATAVEFDAGNEGIKFQMGTDGSRGGAIISPDGGARSPITTESFEMKEVSPGISRNKTHVIMDGLNVFSFSITQPPKSMSDLCEKFKLDLESIDYFVMHQANHYMDEKIGRKLKVDPNKIPYCLSEFGNTSCATIPMTMATVMRDSIQKENLSLMLCSFGAGLSWGSAYLKTNGICCPALIEI
- a CDS encoding BACON domain-containing protein — its product is MKSLKYFLLMLVACFALSSCSEEDESVNYKPVPSPFSVQVNGTTTVGAAATTITATIAAGTNGWWVDVPTGSWCGFNSAVTSYAIYGSGDKIVTIYVAANKTGETRTQTVTFHPTFKLDPVAITITQGAQ
- a CDS encoding leucine-rich repeat domain-containing protein, with the protein product MKILRLVLITVGIFLGLQMQAQEVADTLFLESAGTLPALIKPGDKYLINTLTVNGKLNGTDIRFIREMAGRNSSGELTDGVLSVLDLSGAHLVEGGEPYFMDDEKPCCTDNETIGRNMFSGCERLVYVTLPKSTTAIFASAFAECSSLKSINIPDGVKFIEENAFGLCTRLTKITIPASVDFIGKFAFLFCSRLTTVNIQPGLSFIGEGAFQNCKNLTSVSIPSSVAFIGEGAFSGCPELKSVTFPSGVIFLGKGVALQHF
- a CDS encoding beta-galactosidase; protein product: MKKQLYTLLVALMLTSGLAFAQKAKHTFAIQDGNFLYDGKATQIHSGEMHFARIPAPYWRHRLQMMKAMGLNAVATYVFWNYHETAPGVWDWKTGNRNLHEFIKIAGEEGMMVILRPGPYCCAEWEFGGYPWWLQKTKDLVIRTDNKQFLDSCKVYVNQLADQVRDLQITNGGPIIMVQAENEFGSYVAQRPDIPLETHKKYSAAIRQQLIDAGFNIPMFTSDGSWLFKGGAIEGALPTANGEDNVENLKKVVNEYHGGKGPYMVAEFYPGWLDHWAEPFQKVSTSSVVKQTEKYLKNGVSFNYYMVHGGTNFGFTSGANYNTEKNIQPDLTSYDYDAPISEAGWATTKYNAIRELMMKHVDYQVPAVPQQIPVIEIPNIKFGKTVNLFDLTSKMEPVENDTPMTFEDLNQGHGYVLYRRHFNQPIKGELKIKGIRDYAIVYVNGKKVGELNRVFEKDSMNIDVPFNSTLDILVENLGRINYGSKITENLKGITTPVMINGIEITGNWEMFKLPMSEVPNLEQYASSYTAGQPVIYEAEFKVKNIGDTFLDMEQWGKGIVFVNGFNIGRYWKVGPQHTLYVPGCLLKKGKNKIVIFEQQNDKNQSTVSGVKVPVLDKLTLNK